In Arsenicicoccus dermatophilus, a genomic segment contains:
- a CDS encoding sigma-70 family RNA polymerase sigma factor, with the protein MPSALGQQSPPTLDLGVLWMVVGGAQPPSDGGPGGRSAAEEDDLERERALVALAQDGDADAFGELYRRHIEAVYRYVYVRVGSAHTAQDLTSETFIKALRALPGFTWQGKDLAAWLITIARNVVNDHTKSSRFRLEVATADMRDADSQVDSPDGEVMDRMRDERLLRAVAQLKPEQAECVTLRFIQGLSLAETAEVMGKQVNAVKQLQLRAVRALQRALEGEEL; encoded by the coding sequence CCTCTGCCCTGGGACAGCAGTCCCCGCCGACCCTGGACCTGGGGGTCCTGTGGATGGTCGTCGGTGGCGCCCAGCCCCCGTCGGACGGCGGCCCCGGCGGCCGCTCCGCCGCGGAGGAGGACGACCTCGAGCGGGAGCGCGCCCTGGTGGCGCTGGCCCAGGACGGGGACGCCGACGCCTTCGGCGAGCTCTACCGCCGGCACATCGAGGCGGTCTACCGCTACGTGTACGTCCGTGTGGGCTCGGCCCACACCGCCCAGGACCTCACCAGCGAGACCTTCATCAAGGCGCTGCGCGCCCTGCCGGGCTTCACCTGGCAGGGCAAGGATCTCGCGGCCTGGCTGATCACCATCGCCCGCAACGTCGTCAACGACCACACCAAGAGCTCGCGCTTCCGCCTCGAGGTGGCCACGGCGGACATGCGGGACGCCGACTCGCAGGTGGACTCCCCGGACGGCGAGGTGATGGACCGGATGCGGGACGAGCGGCTGCTGCGGGCGGTCGCCCAGCTCAAGCCCGAACAGGCCGAGTGCGTCACCCTGCGCTTCATCCAGGGCCTGTCCCTCGCCGAGACCGCCGAGGTCATGGGCAAGCAGGTCAATGCCGTCAAGCAGCTGCAGCTGCGCGCCGTCCGAGCCCTGCAACGGGCGCTGGAGGGCGAGGAGCTGTGA
- a CDS encoding lysophospholipid acyltransferase family protein: protein MTGVPISDRVPPRRSGVPGATSPLGGAFDLDAAVDALVQVLRGAAALAQLSPEDAEVQIAEVLGFLRRRVTGDYEVDEFGFDEDFLRHACLPVLRPLYRQWFRVEVRGIEHIPAEGGALVVANHSGTIALDAFMTLLAIHDEHPAARHLRLLGADLVFSSPVVGDIARKAGATLAANDDAERLLRRGEVVGVFPEGFKGVGKPFSERYRLQRFGRGGFVAAALRSEVPIVPCAIVGAEETYPIIGQVPALAKLLGQPYFPLTPTWPWFGLLGLVPLPSKWIIEFGPPVPTDELGPEAADDPMLVFGLTDEIRQTIQESLYRLLATRESAFFG, encoded by the coding sequence ATGACCGGCGTCCCCATCAGCGATCGCGTCCCGCCCCGGCGGTCGGGGGTGCCGGGTGCGACCTCGCCCCTGGGCGGTGCCTTCGACCTCGACGCAGCCGTGGACGCCCTCGTCCAGGTGCTGCGCGGCGCCGCCGCCCTGGCGCAGCTGTCCCCCGAGGACGCCGAGGTGCAGATCGCCGAGGTCCTGGGCTTCCTGCGCCGCCGGGTGACCGGCGACTACGAGGTGGACGAGTTCGGCTTCGACGAGGACTTCCTGCGGCACGCCTGCCTGCCCGTCCTGCGTCCGCTCTATCGGCAGTGGTTCCGGGTCGAGGTGCGTGGCATCGAGCACATCCCCGCCGAGGGAGGCGCGCTGGTGGTCGCCAACCACTCCGGCACCATCGCCCTGGACGCCTTCATGACGCTCCTCGCGATCCACGACGAGCACCCCGCGGCGCGGCACCTGCGGCTCCTCGGCGCCGACCTGGTCTTCAGCTCGCCGGTCGTCGGCGACATCGCCCGCAAGGCCGGCGCCACCCTCGCGGCCAACGACGACGCCGAGCGGCTGCTGCGCCGCGGTGAGGTCGTGGGCGTCTTCCCCGAGGGCTTCAAGGGCGTCGGCAAGCCCTTCAGCGAGCGCTACCGGCTGCAGCGGTTCGGTCGCGGCGGCTTCGTCGCGGCAGCCCTGCGCTCGGAGGTCCCCATCGTCCCGTGCGCCATCGTGGGTGCCGAGGAGACCTATCCGATCATCGGTCAGGTGCCGGCGCTCGCGAAGCTGCTGGGGCAGCCGTACTTCCCGCTGACCCCCACCTGGCCGTGGTTCGGGCTGCTCGGGCTGGTCCCGCTGCCCAGCAAGTGGATCATCGAGTTCGGCCCGCCCGTGCCCACCGACGAGCTGGGCCCCGAGGCTGCCGACGACCCGATGCTGGTGTTCGGGCTCACCGACGAGATCCGACAGACCATCCAGGAGTCGCTCTACCGGTTGCTGGCGACCAGGGAGTCCGCGTTCTTCGGCTGA
- a CDS encoding NAD-dependent epimerase/dehydratase family protein, with amino-acid sequence MPDVVLVTGVSRLLGGLTATALAAREDVGQVVGIDVVPPARPLPGVDFVRADLRNPVVARLVERYAVDTVVHMGVIATPTAAGGRASQKEINVLGTMQLLAACQKAPSVRRLVVKSAAAVYGASPHDPAVFAETAALGVRTANGFGRDSCEVETYVAAFSRRRPEVEVGVLRFANVIGPSIATGLTDHFSLPFVPIPAGFDGRLQFVHEDDCVRAMVLGATGSAERVVGTTNVAGDGVLTVSQCAGIVRRPVVPTLLAAEGSLRRAFRWSRMAELPEGQLQQLAYGRVVDTRLMRERLAFEPTWTTRQAFESFARSATLTVPGVDLARTGLHQVDTVLAAVGLRPDPATTPGARP; translated from the coding sequence GTGCCCGACGTCGTGCTCGTCACGGGCGTGTCCCGGCTGCTGGGGGGCCTCACCGCGACGGCGCTCGCCGCCCGCGAGGACGTGGGCCAGGTCGTGGGCATCGACGTGGTCCCGCCTGCCCGCCCGCTCCCGGGCGTCGACTTCGTCCGGGCGGACCTGCGCAACCCGGTGGTGGCTCGGCTGGTGGAGCGGTATGCCGTGGACACGGTCGTCCACATGGGCGTCATCGCGACGCCCACGGCGGCGGGTGGGCGTGCGTCCCAGAAGGAGATCAACGTCCTCGGCACCATGCAGCTGCTCGCGGCCTGCCAGAAGGCGCCCTCGGTCCGCCGCCTGGTCGTGAAGTCGGCGGCCGCGGTCTACGGCGCCTCGCCGCACGACCCGGCGGTGTTCGCCGAGACGGCGGCGCTCGGGGTGCGGACCGCCAACGGCTTCGGCCGGGACTCCTGCGAGGTGGAGACCTATGTCGCCGCGTTCTCCCGGCGCCGGCCCGAGGTGGAGGTTGGCGTCCTGCGCTTCGCCAACGTCATCGGCCCCAGCATCGCGACGGGCCTCACCGACCACTTCAGCCTCCCCTTCGTGCCGATCCCGGCCGGCTTCGACGGACGGCTGCAGTTCGTCCACGAGGACGACTGCGTGCGCGCCATGGTCCTCGGGGCCACCGGCAGCGCCGAGCGCGTGGTCGGCACCACCAACGTCGCCGGCGACGGGGTCCTTACCGTGAGCCAGTGCGCGGGCATCGTCCGCCGCCCGGTCGTCCCCACGCTGCTGGCGGCCGAGGGGAGCCTGCGCCGAGCCTTTCGCTGGTCCCGCATGGCCGAGCTCCCGGAGGGCCAGCTGCAGCAGCTGGCCTACGGCCGCGTGGTGGACACCCGGCTGATGCGGGAGCGCCTCGCCTTCGAGCCCACCTGGACGACCCGTCAGGCCTTCGAGTCCTTCGCGCGCAGCGCCACCCTCACCGTCCCCGGGGTCGACCTGGCCCGGACCGGCCTCCACCAGGTCGACACGGTGCTGGCCGCCGTGGGTCTGCGCCCCGATCCCGCCACCACCCCAGGAGCGCGTCCATGA
- a CDS encoding 30S ribosomal protein bS22, protein MGSVIKKRRKRMAKKKHRKLLRKTRHQRRNKK, encoded by the coding sequence ATGGGTTCCGTGATCAAGAAGCGCCGCAAGCGCATGGCCAAGAAGAAGCACCGCAAGCTGCTTCGCAAGACGCGCCACCAGCGCCGCAACAAGAAGTGA
- a CDS encoding helix-turn-helix domain-containing protein, whose amino-acid sequence MTAARPFEGVTFCTVAEVAARLRVSKMTVYRLVHSGELPAVRVGRSFRVPEQAVDEYLSRAFTETA is encoded by the coding sequence ATGACGGCTGCACGTCCCTTCGAGGGCGTCACCTTCTGCACGGTGGCCGAGGTGGCGGCCCGCCTGCGGGTGTCGAAGATGACGGTCTACCGGCTGGTGCACAGCGGCGAGCTGCCGGCCGTGCGCGTCGGCCGCTCCTTCCGGGTGCCCGAGCAGGCGGTCGACGAGTACCTCTCCCGCGCCTTCACCGAGACGGCCTGA
- a CDS encoding acetoin utilization protein AcuC: MSLPTRVVWDQSFTRYDFGPDHPMSPVRLDLTARLCEELGVFAHDDVELVDPPVADDETLARVHSADYIAAVRAAGEDPSQADQAYGVGTEDDPAFPGMHEAAARIAGGTLAVCQDVWEGRARHGVNFCGGMHHAMPDRAAGFCIYNDAAVGIHWLLEHGAERVVYVDVDVHHGDGVERCFWDDPRVMTISVHETGRVLFPGTGFARETGGPAADGTAVNVALPPGTGDAAWLRAINAVVDPLVRAFAPDVLVTQQGCDSHFQDPLAHLAISVDAQRQAFEGLHRLSHEVCDGRWVALGGGGYEVVDVVPRAWTHLTAIAAHHPLRLDTPTPAAWRSYVQERHGRPGPETMSDGIAEGGIVWWRGWESGYDPEDPVDRAVMQTREAVFPLHGLDVWVD; this comes from the coding sequence ATGTCGCTGCCGACGAGAGTGGTCTGGGACCAGAGCTTCACGCGCTACGACTTCGGGCCCGACCATCCCATGAGCCCGGTGCGCCTCGACCTGACCGCGCGCCTGTGCGAGGAGCTCGGTGTCTTCGCCCACGACGACGTGGAGCTGGTCGACCCTCCGGTGGCCGACGACGAGACCCTCGCCCGGGTGCACTCGGCGGACTACATCGCGGCCGTGCGGGCGGCCGGGGAGGACCCGAGCCAGGCCGACCAGGCGTATGGCGTGGGCACCGAGGACGACCCGGCCTTCCCTGGCATGCACGAGGCGGCCGCCCGGATCGCGGGCGGGACCCTCGCGGTGTGCCAGGACGTCTGGGAGGGGCGGGCCCGCCACGGGGTCAACTTCTGCGGCGGGATGCACCATGCGATGCCCGACAGGGCGGCCGGCTTCTGCATCTACAACGACGCGGCGGTGGGGATCCACTGGCTGCTCGAGCACGGCGCCGAGCGGGTGGTCTACGTCGACGTCGACGTGCACCACGGCGACGGGGTCGAGCGCTGCTTCTGGGACGACCCGCGGGTGATGACGATCTCCGTCCACGAGACCGGCCGGGTGCTGTTCCCGGGCACCGGCTTCGCGCGGGAGACGGGCGGTCCGGCCGCCGACGGCACGGCGGTCAACGTCGCCCTCCCGCCGGGCACGGGGGACGCCGCCTGGCTGCGCGCGATCAACGCGGTGGTCGACCCGCTCGTCCGAGCGTTCGCCCCCGACGTCCTGGTGACCCAGCAGGGGTGCGACTCGCACTTCCAGGACCCGCTGGCTCACCTGGCCATCTCCGTGGACGCGCAGCGGCAGGCCTTCGAGGGGCTGCACCGGCTGTCCCACGAGGTCTGCGATGGCCGCTGGGTGGCGTTGGGCGGTGGCGGCTACGAGGTCGTCGACGTGGTGCCCCGGGCCTGGACCCACCTGACCGCCATCGCGGCGCACCACCCGCTGCGGCTGGACACCCCCACGCCGGCGGCCTGGCGCAGCTATGTCCAGGAGCGGCACGGCCGACCCGGGCCGGAGACCATGAGCGACGGCATCGCCGAGGGTGGGATCGTCTGGTGGCGCGGGTGGGAGTCGGGCTACGACCCGGAGGACCCGGTCGACCGGGCGGTGATGCAGACCCGCGAGGCGGTCTTCCCCCTGCACGGCCTGGACGTCTGGGTCGACTGA
- a CDS encoding GNAT family N-acetyltransferase — protein sequence MTELTVRVLTDNDWELYKSFRLASLQESPEAFAATFEAESAWGDQAWHERMQRATRLLAELDGKQVGVGSVRAQAPREGTDDAMAEFFGMWVSPQARGKGVGAELVRAAAGIARSMDCRHLAYWVGTDNGVAVAFASSYGFRVTDTRRPMVALGESPEDADEDEMMMILPLADDPGAVASTSLR from the coding sequence ATGACCGAGCTGACCGTGCGCGTGCTGACCGACAACGACTGGGAGCTCTACAAGAGCTTCCGGCTGGCGTCGCTGCAGGAGTCCCCGGAGGCCTTCGCCGCGACCTTCGAGGCCGAGTCCGCCTGGGGTGACCAGGCCTGGCACGAGCGGATGCAGCGGGCGACGCGACTGCTCGCCGAGCTGGACGGCAAGCAGGTCGGGGTCGGCTCGGTGCGGGCGCAGGCGCCGCGCGAGGGCACGGACGACGCGATGGCCGAGTTCTTCGGGATGTGGGTGAGCCCGCAGGCTCGTGGCAAGGGGGTCGGCGCCGAGCTGGTCCGCGCCGCCGCCGGCATCGCCCGCAGCATGGACTGCCGTCACCTGGCCTACTGGGTGGGCACCGACAACGGTGTGGCGGTCGCCTTCGCCAGCTCCTACGGCTTCCGGGTCACCGACACCCGGCGCCCGATGGTGGCCCTGGGCGAGTCCCCCGAGGACGCCGACGAGGACGAGATGATGATGATCCTCCCCCTCGCGGACGACCCGGGCGCGGTCGCCAGCACGTCCCTGCGCTGA
- the proC gene encoding pyrroline-5-carboxylate reductase: MAEDPQDLGTRTVAFYGAGAMGSALLVALVTGGHPASQVIAVDAHGPALERVRQRYAVRTASRAAEAAPDAAIHVVAVKPADVAGVLAEIGEHLGEDDLVVSIAAGVPLAALEDALPEGAAVVRVMPNTPALVGEGMAVLAPGSACSPARSALAAAVLAPSGHVLTLPEKHLDAVTGLSGSGPAYVFYVAEALAEGGVLMGLPRDVAVTLAHQTLLGAATMLAQGEDSATVLRERVSSPGGTTMAGLAELDDRAVRAAFVAAVRRAAERSAELGR, encoded by the coding sequence ATGGCTGAGGACCCGCAGGACCTGGGGACGCGCACGGTCGCGTTCTACGGCGCCGGGGCGATGGGCTCCGCGCTGCTCGTCGCCCTGGTGACGGGTGGCCACCCGGCCTCGCAGGTCATCGCGGTGGACGCCCACGGACCGGCTCTCGAGCGGGTCCGGCAGCGGTATGCCGTGCGCACGGCGTCGCGGGCGGCCGAGGCCGCGCCGGACGCCGCGATCCACGTGGTCGCCGTCAAGCCCGCGGACGTGGCCGGGGTCCTCGCCGAGATCGGGGAGCACCTGGGCGAGGACGACCTCGTCGTGAGCATCGCCGCCGGGGTCCCCCTGGCCGCGCTGGAGGACGCACTGCCCGAGGGCGCGGCGGTCGTCCGGGTCATGCCCAACACCCCCGCCCTCGTGGGGGAGGGGATGGCGGTGCTGGCCCCCGGGTCGGCGTGCTCGCCCGCCCGGTCCGCCCTGGCCGCAGCCGTGCTCGCCCCCTCCGGGCACGTGCTCACCCTCCCCGAGAAGCACCTCGACGCCGTCACCGGGTTGTCGGGCTCGGGGCCGGCCTATGTCTTCTACGTCGCCGAGGCGCTCGCCGAGGGCGGCGTACTCATGGGTCTGCCCCGTGACGTGGCGGTGACGCTGGCGCACCAGACCCTCCTCGGGGCGGCCACCATGCTGGCCCAGGGCGAGGACAGCGCCACCGTCCTGCGCGAGCGGGTCTCCTCGCCGGGTGGGACCACCATGGCCGGCCTGGCCGAGCTCGACGACCGCGCGGTGCGGGCGGCGTTCGTGGCCGCCGTGCGCCGGGCCGCCGAGCGGTCGGCGGAGCTGGGGCGCTGA
- a CDS encoding proline dehydrogenase family protein — translation MLDPADSLRLASLRLARVHRVQSVIEESPGTREVLARYIAGDTTRTAVDASRDLMETGRDVTVAYLGPDADTRANSDATVVEHLRLVEQARERGLTRGRRFELSVRPAAFGRLDQTTGQELALTQLRRVVRAAHNAGVETTLDMEGLDSVEATMRIADALRADLPTVGVTVQAALLRAEGDCERLAGAGARVRLVKSAYTLHERGTFDAAPDVDRSYARCLAILMRGNGYPMVATHDPRLTDLAERLAQVTGRGPRDYEHQMYLGIRPLEQTSLADRGMRMRVYVPYGPSWYSYLVQRVAERPTNVTFFLRSLLTRR, via the coding sequence GCCCGGCACCCGTGAGGTGCTCGCCCGCTACATCGCGGGCGACACCACGCGGACGGCCGTGGACGCCTCGCGCGACCTGATGGAGACCGGGCGGGACGTCACCGTCGCCTACCTCGGGCCCGACGCCGACACCCGGGCCAACAGCGACGCCACCGTCGTCGAGCACCTCCGGCTCGTCGAGCAGGCACGCGAGCGGGGGCTGACCCGCGGCCGGCGGTTCGAGCTGAGCGTGCGACCCGCAGCCTTCGGCCGGCTCGACCAGACCACCGGTCAGGAGCTCGCGCTCACCCAGCTGCGCCGGGTCGTCCGGGCGGCCCACAACGCCGGCGTGGAGACCACCTTGGACATGGAGGGGCTGGACTCGGTCGAGGCGACCATGCGGATCGCCGACGCCCTGCGCGCCGACCTGCCGACCGTGGGGGTGACCGTCCAGGCGGCGCTGCTGCGTGCGGAGGGGGACTGCGAGCGGCTCGCCGGGGCCGGGGCGCGGGTGCGGCTGGTCAAGAGCGCCTACACCTTGCACGAGCGGGGGACCTTCGACGCGGCGCCGGACGTCGACCGGTCTTATGCCCGCTGCCTCGCGATCCTCATGCGCGGCAACGGCTATCCCATGGTCGCGACCCACGACCCGCGCCTCACCGACCTGGCCGAGCGGCTCGCCCAGGTGACCGGCCGGGGCCCGCGCGACTACGAGCACCAGATGTACCTCGGCATCCGCCCCCTGGAGCAGACCTCGCTCGCCGACCGCGGGATGCGGATGCGGGTCTACGTCCCCTACGGCCCGTCGTGGTACTCCTATCTCGTCCAAAGGGTGGCCGAGCGTCCCACCAACGTCACCTTCTTCCTCCGCTCCCTGCTCACCCGTCGCTGA